In Musa acuminata AAA Group cultivar baxijiao chromosome BXJ3-11, Cavendish_Baxijiao_AAA, whole genome shotgun sequence, one DNA window encodes the following:
- the LOC135652246 gene encoding peroxidase 5-like, producing the protein MAFRRGEMLLAIVVALCLSAIGTEAHLRVGFYSYSCPKAEVIVKKELQKALKADAGIGADLLRMHFHDCFVRGCDGSILLDSTKKNTAEKDAIPNQTLEDEAFQVIDKAKKKLEKVCEGIVSCADILAFAARDSVAHYGGTSYPVPAGRRDGMISRSSDTIDLPPPTFNLKQLTNSFASKGLSQDVMITLSGAHTIGVAHCPTVSNRLYNFSRKASTDPTLNPKYAYQLKMECPPGSNNEVDMDPPSPLTFDTSYYSNLLDNRGLFTSDQTLMSTPATAGKVRQFAGSSVLFKQKFAAAMVKMGKIGVLTGDQGEIRSYCRVVN; encoded by the exons ATGGCTTTCAGAAGAGGAGAGATGTTGCTAGCTATCGTTGTGGCCCTATGCTTGAGCGCAATCGGGACAGAAGCCCATCTCAGAGTTGGGTTCTACTCCTATAGCTGCCCTAAAGCTGAAGTGATTGTCAAGAAGGAGCTTCAAAAGGCTCTCAAGGCCGATGCTGGCATTGGAGCTGACCTTCTCAGGATGCACTTCCATGACTGTTTCGTGAGG GGTTGTGATGGTTCGATTCTTCTTGATTCGACCAAGAAAAATACCGCGGAGAAGGATGCGATCCCCAACCAAACCCTTGAAGATGAAGCATTTCAAGTTATCGACAAGGCCAAGAAAAAGTTAGAGAAAGTCTGCGAAGGGATAGTCTCATGTGCAGACATTCTTGCATTCGCCGCCAGAGACAGTGTTGCACAT TACGGAGGAACATCCTACCCGGTCCCAGCAGGCAGAAGAGATGGAATGATCTCCAGATCAAGCGACACCATCGATCTCCCACCTCCGACGTTTAACCTAAAACAACTCACTAATTCATTTGCCTCGAAAGGGTTGAGCCAGGATGTCATGATCACACTCTCAG GAGCACATACCATCGGCGTAGCGCACTGTCCTACAGTCTCCAACAGGCTGTACAACTTCAGCCGGAAGGCGAGCACCGACCCAACCTTGAACCCCAAGTATGCCTACCAGCTGAAGATGGAATGCCCTCCGGggagcaacaacgaggtggacatGGATCCACCCAGCCCTCTCACGTTCGAcaccagctactacagcaacctcCTCGATAACCGCGGCCTCTTCACCTCCGACCAGACCCTCATGTCCACGCCTGCTACCGCGGGAAAGGTGAGGCAGTTCGCAGGCAGTTCTGTGCTCTTCAAGCAGAAGTTCGCAGCTGCCATGGTGAAGATGGGCAAAATTGGTGTCCTCACCGGTGACCAAGGCGAGATACGCAGCTACTGCAGAGTGGTGAACTAG